CACCATTATTCTGGTGTCTAGTAGTTTCGTCATTCACTTCGGTGATACGGCGATTAAAAAGAATAACGTCAAGGGAATGCAACTGTGGTATGCAATTACTGCAATCATGGGGGCAATTTTCTTAGGCGGTCAGGTTTATGAGTATTCAACATTAGGATACGGACTGACTACCAACATCTTCGCTAACTGCTTTTATATCATGACTGGGTTCCACGGTTTGCACGTTTTTGTGGGACTGTTATTGATATTACGTGCATTGTGGCGATCGCGTCTTCCCGGTGAATATTCTGCAACCAATCATACTTTCATCGAAATGACAGAAATTTACTGGCACTTCGTAGACATTATTTGGATTGTATTATTCACCTTGGTGTACATTCTCACTTTGTTTTAAATTGGGCATTGGGCAAAGCAAAGACGCGATAAATCGCCGTCTCTACAATAATCAATCTTTCGTCTTGATGGCGATAAATCGCGTCTCTTGCTTTAACCGAACTATATTGCCTCATATCTCTGATCTTCTTTATCTCCATTCAGGAGTTCATTATGCAAGCTAATACAAATAAATTTTCATGGTTTCAGGTTCCAGATGATATCAAACACCTATTAATTTTAGCTGCACAAAACTGGGATAATACATCAGAATCAGAAAAATATATTCAACAAGCTTTAGCACAAACTGGTGAAAATACAGATGTCTTGGTAGCAGCGTATAGATTTTTCTATTATAAAAATAATTATTCTCTTGCACTACAAACAACAATCAAATTATTAGATAAAATTAAAGAACTAGAAAAATTTCCTGATGACTGGGAGCAACTTAAGCCGATACTAGTCAGTCGCAAAGAAGAACCACAAATTCGATTGTACTTAAATGCTTATGCTGCTTCTGGATTAGTACTAGCAAAGTTAGGAGAAATAGAGGAAGCAAAAGAAATCAGCACCAAAGTCAAAGAGATAGATGAAAAGCATGATTTTGGTGCCGGAATCCTCCTGGATATTTTGACACGTCCAGCAGAAGAAGATGATTAGTCAATGCACTTCTCGACAAAAAAGAGTGGGGGTGCGTAGAGACGCGATTAATCGCGCCTGTAAAACAACCAATGCCCAATGAATGCCCTTTTTGTGAAAAATCATGAACAATTGGTTATCTACCAAATCGTATTCCTCTTACTCCCTATTAGGAGCAGCTACTGATAGTAACTCTATCTTTCCTCCGATCACCATACCTACTCAATTTCCTGTAGGTAATATGCCTAATGTCTCTCCGATCCTGATCGTCCAATCTTCTCCGTTATCAATTTAAAAGTTATGAAAGGTAGGGATTGGCTACTAACGGGAGACGGTCAGCATCAAGCTTGTAAATCTGTGAGAGCATGGGATTTATTAAGAGAAAATTACCGCCTTTATCGGTTTTTAACTGAGGTGGAAGATGTTCTCAACGGCAGTGATAATGAAACCAATTGTCTGCCAGAAATTCGGATGCTTGTAAGGCGCTTGATCGTAAATTCCTACTGGGTACGAAGTCAACATTTAGAGCCTTCGCCCAAAACGGGAACCTCTGTTTTACTCCTATATGATGAATTAGGTTTTCCCTTAACTGTGCAAACAGTAATATTTGCACCGGGAACCCGTTCAAACATTCATAATCATGGGACATGGGGAATCGTGGCGGTGTTAAAAGGTCAGGAAAAAAATACTTTTTGGCGACGCACTAATAGCCCCGAATTTCAGGACAAAATTGAAGCAACGGGAGAGGTAACTCTATCCCCAGGAGATATTATTAGCTTTACTCCCGATGCAATTCACTGTGTAGAAGCAGTAGGTGATGAACCAACTGTGACTTTTAATATCTACGGCGAAACCGATCCAAATGAGAGATTTGAGTTTGACCCGATTAAGTATAGTGCTAAAAACTTTTAGCATCATGCAGTACCCGCATTTCTCACAAGCTTAAGGCATTTGATGGAGCGAGGAGGAGTAAGGAGTAATGAGTAATAAGTAATAAGTTTTTACTCATTACTTATTACTTATTACTTCTCCCCGGCACAAACGCAGGCTTTAAGAGGTGTGGTGAGAAATCCGGGAGTAGGGGCATACAGCCGTGAATCCCTACAAACAAATCGTATTCTACTAAGAGGTAGTTAAATGGCAAGAGTAATTTTCTATAGCAAACCAGGCTGTAAAGGTGGTACTAAGCAAAAAGTTTTGCTAACAGCTGCTAGTCATGAAGTGATACCACACAATCTGCTAACAGAACCTTGGACAGTTGAGCGGTTGCGTTCTTTTTTTGGCGATCGCCCCGTAGCCGAATGGTTTAATCTTTCCGCTCCCAAGATAAAATCTGGTGAGGTGGTTCCTGAAAAAATCGATGCCCAAACCGCCTTGACGTTGATGCTGAAAGAGCCGTTGTTGATTCGCCGTCCTTTGTTAGAAGTAGGCGATCGCCGTGAGGTAGGATTTGATGTCCAAAAGATTGATACTTGGATTGGCTTACAAGCTGTAGATGAATCCTTGCAAGAAATCAGCGACAAGCTGATGAAGCAAGATTTGCAAAACTGCTCCCACGGTCCTGGTCATCATCACCATAATCATTAGGATGGCTGTAACCATCATGGTGAACAACATCAAAAGCAAGCCAGCTTAAGTTATTAGATTTCTTCTATAAATCAAAAGCCCTCTCCCAAGCTTGGGAGAGGGCTTTTGAAATTGGCTCTAGTGGTCTATCGCATTAATTTTGCTGGGCTGTAAGATCCCCGATTTCTTTAAGAAGTCGGGGATCTGCTCACCTTCACCTATCAGAATTAATGAGATGAACCACTAGTCTTTAGCTAACTTGTTGTTGGATGTGTAGTAAACCCTACTACCACTATCAGGTACAAAATGGCAGCTGACACATGAACGCCATAATGACTTCCAAATAGGTTCTTCCGATTTGTGGAAATACTCACCCATCACTGGTTTTATTGCCTCAGTTGCCTTCAGTAAATTGTAGTGAGGGATGTTAAGGAATATATGGTGAGCAACATGAGTACCAATATCGTGATGGATATGATTAACCAAACCATAATCACGGTCAATACTAGAAATCGCGCCTTTCAAAAAAGTCCAATCTTCTCCACGATACCAGGGAAGCTCTGGCTCAGTGTGGTGCAAGAATGTCACCAAATCGAGCCAAATTATAAACACAAGATAGGGTACTGCATAATATTTCAGCAACCACATCCAACCCCATTGGTAGGTGAGGAAACCGAGCAAACCTACCATACCAATCAAAAGTACAGTACTAGTGATGACATCCCATTTTTCCGATGGCTTGAAAAGCGAACTGCCGGGCATAAAGTGAGAGCCTTCCTTATTAGGAGAACGCTTAAACAAATACACAGGATAAGCTAAGAGAAAAACATAATATCTGCCGATCTTTTGGGCTAAGGGCATCTCCTTATATTGTGATTCTGTCACAGGATACCAGCTTTCATCATTATCGATATTGCCAGTATTTTTGTGATGGGTTCTGTGGCTGATCCGCCAACCATGATA
This portion of the Nostoc sp. GT001 genome encodes:
- a CDS encoding cupin, which produces MKGRDWLLTGDGQHQACKSVRAWDLLRENYRLYRFLTEVEDVLNGSDNETNCLPEIRMLVRRLIVNSYWVRSQHLEPSPKTGTSVLLLYDELGFPLTVQTVIFAPGTRSNIHNHGTWGIVAVLKGQEKNTFWRRTNSPEFQDKIEATGEVTLSPGDIISFTPDAIHCVEAVGDEPTVTFNIYGETDPNERFEFDPIKYSAKNF
- a CDS encoding fatty acid desaturase; this encodes MQLDTITFNNSPGCETSEDTTKLPFTLQDLKSAIPAECFQPNVTKSLFYFFRDILIIGLLYAVANYLDSWLFFPIFWLMQGTMFWALFVVGHDCGHQSFSKQKWLNDLIGHLSHTPILVPYHGWRISHRTHHKNTGNIDNDESWYPVTESQYKEMPLAQKIGRYYVFLLAYPVYLFKRSPNKEGSHFMPGSSLFKPSEKWDVITSTVLLIGMVGLLGFLTYQWGWMWLLKYYAVPYLVFIIWLDLVTFLHHTEPELPWYRGEDWTFLKGAISSIDRDYGLVNHIHHDIGTHVAHHIFLNIPHYNLLKATEAIKPVMGEYFHKSEEPIWKSLWRSCVSCHFVPDSGSRVYYTSNNKLAKD
- a CDS encoding heme-copper oxidase subunit III, with protein sequence MTIATTTSEEHSAGHEEHPDLRVWGLLTFLASESLMFGGFFATYLFFRGTTAVWPPEGSEVELLVPTINTIILVSSSFVIHFGDTAIKKNNVKGMQLWYAITAIMGAIFLGGQVYEYSTLGYGLTTNIFANCFYIMTGFHGLHVFVGLLLILRALWRSRLPGEYSATNHTFIEMTEIYWHFVDIIWIVLFTLVYILTLF
- a CDS encoding ArsC/Spx/MgsR family protein — translated: MARVIFYSKPGCKGGTKQKVLLTAASHEVIPHNLLTEPWTVERLRSFFGDRPVAEWFNLSAPKIKSGEVVPEKIDAQTALTLMLKEPLLIRRPLLEVGDRREVGFDVQKIDTWIGLQAVDESLQEISDKLMKQDLQNCSHGPGHHHHNH